In Bradyrhizobium sp. 200, the sequence GCGTGCTCGGCAAGAAGCTGGCGCTGCAGGTCGGCGACGATGCCTGCGATCCCAAGCAGGCGCGCTCGGTGGCGGAAAAGTTCGCCAGCGCCAAGATTCCGTTCGTCGCCGGTCACTTCTGCTCGTCCTCGTCGATCCCGGCCTCCGAAGCCTATGCCGACGGCAACGTGCTGCAGATCACGCCAGCCTCGACCAACCCGCTGTTCACCGAGCGCAAGCTGTGGAACGTGGCGCGCGTCTGCGGCCGGGACGACCAGCAGGGCCTGGTTGCCGCCGACTACATCGTCAAGAACTACAAGGGCAAGAACATCGCCATCCTCAACGACAAGACCACCTACGGCAAAGGCCTTGCCGACGAAACCAAGAAGGCGCTCAACAAGGCCGGCATCACCGAGAAGATGTTCGAATCCTACAACAAGGGCGACAAGGACTTTAACTCGATCGTGTCGCGGCTCAAGCGCGATAACATCGATCTCGTCTTTGTCGGCGGCTACCATCAGGAAGCCGGCCTGATCCTGCGCCAGATGCGCGACCAGGGCCTGAAGACCGTGCTGATGTCGGGCGACGCCTTGGCCGACAAGGAATATGCCTCGATCACCGGCGCCGCCGGCGCAGGCACGCTCTTCACCTTCGGACCCGACCCACGCAAGAAGCCGACGGCGGCTGCGATCGTCGAAAAGTTCAGGGCCAAGAACATCGACCCCGAAGGCTACACGCTCTACACTTACGCTGCGGTACAGGTGTGGACGCAGGCTGTGGCCAAGGCCGGCACCACGGATCCGAAGAAGGTGATGGATACGATCAAAGCGGGCTCCTGGGATACTGCGATCGGCAAGCTGGAATATGACGCCAAGGGCGACATCAAGCAGATCGACTATGTCGTTTATAAATGGGACGACAAGGGCGGCTATGCCGAGGTAAACGAAAAGGGTTCCTGACGCATCTCAACCCGAAAGAAAGCCCTGACGATCGCCGGAGCGTTTTCTTTTCAGAGCCCGCCATTTGGTGGCTCGGCGGGAGTTAGGGCGGTGATCATCAGTCGACAGGGCAGCAAACTAGAACCGGAAGTAATTGAGCGTCTGAACTCGGCCTACAGATAGGCCCTGCGCTCGCTTTGCTTGGTTGATCGTAACGACCCTATCGCCGAAATCGTCGCAAAGAAGACCATCGAGATCGGCGCAACGGGCGTTCGCGATCCGGCAGAGATTTCCAAGCTCGCCATCGAGCAGCTTGGCATCGGCAGACCGCCATTGGTCTAAAGCCAGCACGGCGTACTCACGCGAATGTTTGGGTTTCTCCGGGACCGGGCACCTAGCGAAAACTTCCAGGCGGCCGATTTCACCTTCCGATCGCTGTCTTCGCTTAGAGCCGGCTCCGCAAATTTG encodes:
- a CDS encoding branched-chain amino acid ABC transporter substrate-binding protein, with the protein product MKSLRLFGLALGASLAFSTAAFAEDLPIAVAGPITGGESAFGRQMKNGAEQAVADINAAGGVLGKKLALQVGDDACDPKQARSVAEKFASAKIPFVAGHFCSSSSIPASEAYADGNVLQITPASTNPLFTERKLWNVARVCGRDDQQGLVAADYIVKNYKGKNIAILNDKTTYGKGLADETKKALNKAGITEKMFESYNKGDKDFNSIVSRLKRDNIDLVFVGGYHQEAGLILRQMRDQGLKTVLMSGDALADKEYASITGAAGAGTLFTFGPDPRKKPTAAAIVEKFRAKNIDPEGYTLYTYAAVQVWTQAVAKAGTTDPKKVMDTIKAGSWDTAIGKLEYDAKGDIKQIDYVVYKWDDKGGYAEVNEKGS